One genomic segment of Pseudonocardia sp. T1-2H includes these proteins:
- a CDS encoding YbaK/EbsC family protein, whose translation MNDSPAHRNVQLVVDALRVGGAADRAVDGLRVLPDAVTTAASAAAALGVEVGQIANSLVFDADGEPLLVLTSGAHRVDTGKVAALIGVRKVTRASPDFVRAATGQVIGGVAPVGHPAPLRTLVDRALEAFDEIWAAGGIAHAVFPTTFAELLRVTGGEPADVA comes from the coding sequence ATGAACGACTCGCCGGCGCATCGGAACGTCCAGCTCGTCGTCGACGCCCTCCGCGTGGGTGGGGCCGCGGACCGCGCGGTCGACGGGCTCCGGGTCCTCCCGGACGCCGTGACCACGGCCGCGTCGGCCGCCGCGGCGCTCGGCGTGGAGGTCGGGCAGATCGCGAACTCCCTGGTCTTCGACGCGGACGGGGAGCCGCTGCTCGTCCTCACCTCGGGCGCCCACCGCGTCGACACCGGCAAGGTCGCCGCCCTGATCGGGGTGCGCAAGGTGACGCGCGCGAGCCCGGACTTCGTGCGGGCCGCCACGGGACAGGTCATCGGCGGCGTCGCACCCGTCGGACACCCGGCCCCGCTGCGCACGCTCGTGGACCGCGCGCTCGAGGCGTTCGACGAGATCTGGGCGGCGGGCGGGATCGCGCACGCCGTCTTCCCGACGACGTTCGCGGAGCTGCTCCGGGTCACCGGAGGGGAGCCCGCGGACGTGGCGTGA
- a CDS encoding serine/threonine-protein kinase has protein sequence MIPSRVIGGRYVVLGGLGDGALGPVWRAQDRLTGRQVAVKELHLPAGLGAPEHALFRERLLREARGAARLGTTGLLAVHDVVVDSGVDHVVTELLDARRLSDAVARSGPLRGQQAVETTRALLQTLRVAHEGEIVHGAIRPRAVLLGRGGRVVLSDVGLAQALDHPRLMGREQLTANPDFHAPERITGGPATAATDLWSLGATLFFAVEGRGPFMRADVTATRAAVLDGPVPEAGCGPPLAGVIAALLRREPRERPSAADALAMLGTGSRAGRRSFWRRFLA, from the coding sequence GTGATCCCGAGCCGCGTCATCGGAGGCCGCTACGTGGTCCTCGGCGGCCTCGGCGACGGCGCCCTGGGCCCGGTGTGGCGGGCCCAGGACCGGCTGACGGGGCGGCAGGTGGCCGTCAAGGAGCTGCACCTCCCGGCCGGGTTGGGCGCTCCCGAGCACGCCCTTTTCCGCGAGCGCCTGCTGCGCGAGGCGCGCGGCGCCGCACGGCTGGGGACGACCGGGCTCCTCGCCGTGCACGACGTCGTCGTGGACTCCGGGGTGGACCATGTCGTCACCGAGCTGCTCGACGCCCGACGGCTCTCCGACGCCGTCGCGCGGTCCGGCCCCCTGCGGGGCCAGCAGGCGGTCGAGACGACGCGGGCGCTGCTGCAGACCCTGCGCGTCGCGCACGAGGGCGAGATCGTGCACGGGGCGATCCGGCCGCGCGCGGTGCTGCTGGGACGCGGCGGACGGGTGGTACTCAGCGACGTCGGCCTGGCGCAGGCGCTCGACCACCCGCGGCTGATGGGACGCGAGCAGCTCACCGCGAACCCGGACTTCCACGCGCCCGAGCGGATCACCGGCGGCCCCGCGACGGCCGCGACGGACCTGTGGTCGCTCGGCGCGACGCTGTTCTTCGCGGTCGAGGGCCGGGGCCCCTTCATGCGTGCGGACGTCACGGCGACCCGGGCGGCGGTGCTCGACGGCCCCGTCCCCGAGGCCGGCTGCGGGCCGCCGCTCGCCGGGGTGATCGCGGCGTTGCTGCGCCGGGAGCCCAGGGAACGCCCTTCCGCGGCGGACGCGCTCGCCATGCTGGGCACGGGCTCACGGGCGGGACGGCGCTCCTTCTGGCGGCGTTTCCTCGCATGA
- a CDS encoding SH3 domain-containing protein: MANRIKVPKLEASSFRGWAFVLLAGTLLAAVALVSGGGFSFGTAPATGVTGCTMTVLPDQLNVRSSPGTELAPVGTLSRGTEVDAERGVVTNGFRKLTGGDRWALNESLAATQGSVC, translated from the coding sequence ATGGCAAACCGCATCAAGGTCCCCAAGCTCGAGGCATCCTCGTTCAGGGGATGGGCGTTCGTGCTGCTCGCGGGCACCCTGCTCGCGGCGGTCGCGTTGGTCTCCGGGGGCGGGTTCAGCTTCGGGACCGCTCCCGCCACGGGTGTCACCGGCTGCACCATGACCGTTCTGCCGGATCAGCTCAACGTCCGGTCGTCGCCGGGGACCGAGCTCGCGCCCGTCGGGACACTGAGCCGGGGCACCGAGGTCGACGCCGAGCGCGGCGTCGTCACCAACGGGTTCCGCAAACTGACCGGGGGCGACCGATGGGCGCTCAACGAGAGCCTCGCGGCGACACAGGGCAGTGTCTGCTGA
- a CDS encoding NADP-dependent isocitrate dehydrogenase: MKVIYTYTDEAPALATHSFLPVIEAYAGKAGIDAETRDISLAARILAQFPDRLTDAQRVPDSLGELGELAKTADANIIKLPNVSASIPQLKAAIKELQGAGYDVPDYPENPQTDEERTARAAYDAVKGSAVNPVLREGNSDRRAPASVKGFARKHPHSMGAWSKDSKSHVSTMADGDFRHSEKSVTLPAATTLTIEHTAADGTRTVLKEGLKVLEGEIVDAAVMSASALNAFLAEQVADAADKGVLFSVHLKATMMKVSDPILFGHAVKAYFADVFAQYGDDLASVGADPNDGLASILTALEKLPADTRKAIEDAITAGYSSGPRLAMVDSSRGITNLHVPSDVIIDASMPAAIRTSGQMWNADDALQDTKFVIPDSSYAPLYAETVDFCRENGAFDPTTMGTTPNVGLMAQKAEEYGSHDKTFEIPADGTVRVVDASGTTLLEHVVAEGDIWRACQTKDAPIRNWVELAVSRARATGAPAVFWLDETRGHDAQVIEKVRAQLAELDTDGLTIEIMPVAEATRYTLARAKAGEDTISVTGNVLRDYLTDLFPILELGTSAKMLSIVPLMNGGGLFETGAGGSAPKHVQQLVKENHLRWDSLGEFLALAVSLEFLADKTDNPRAAILGKALDDATGKLLDEGRSPSRKVGELDNRGSHFYIALYWAQALAAQTDDAELAKVFAPLAEALAADEEKIVAELNGVQGEPVDLGGHYYVDKAKTDAVMRPSATFNALIDSF; the protein is encoded by the coding sequence ATGAAGGTCATCTACACCTACACCGACGAGGCGCCGGCGCTGGCGACGCACTCGTTCCTCCCGGTCATCGAGGCGTACGCCGGCAAGGCCGGTATCGACGCCGAGACCCGCGACATCTCCCTGGCCGCCCGGATCCTGGCGCAGTTCCCGGACCGGCTGACCGACGCCCAACGCGTCCCGGACTCCCTCGGCGAGCTCGGTGAGCTGGCGAAGACCGCCGACGCGAACATCATCAAGCTGCCGAACGTCAGCGCCTCGATCCCGCAGCTGAAGGCCGCGATCAAGGAGCTGCAGGGCGCGGGCTACGACGTTCCGGACTACCCGGAGAACCCGCAGACCGACGAGGAGCGAACGGCCCGCGCGGCCTATGACGCCGTGAAGGGCAGCGCGGTCAACCCGGTGCTCCGCGAGGGGAACTCGGACCGCCGCGCCCCCGCGTCGGTCAAGGGCTTCGCCCGTAAGCACCCGCACTCGATGGGCGCCTGGTCGAAGGACTCGAAGTCGCACGTCTCGACGATGGCGGACGGGGACTTCCGGCACTCCGAGAAGTCCGTGACCCTGCCCGCGGCCACGACGCTGACCATCGAGCACACCGCCGCCGACGGGACGAGGACGGTACTCAAGGAGGGCCTGAAGGTACTCGAGGGCGAGATCGTCGACGCCGCGGTGATGAGCGCGTCGGCCCTGAACGCCTTCCTCGCCGAGCAGGTCGCCGACGCCGCCGACAAGGGCGTGCTGTTCTCGGTGCACCTCAAGGCCACGATGATGAAGGTGTCCGACCCGATCCTGTTCGGGCACGCCGTCAAGGCGTACTTCGCCGACGTCTTCGCGCAGTACGGGGACGACCTGGCGTCGGTCGGGGCGGACCCGAACGACGGCCTCGCCTCGATCCTGACCGCGCTGGAGAAGCTGCCCGCGGACACCCGGAAGGCCATCGAGGACGCGATCACCGCCGGGTACTCGTCGGGCCCGCGCCTGGCGATGGTCGACTCGTCGCGCGGCATCACCAACCTGCACGTGCCGTCGGACGTCATCATCGACGCGTCGATGCCGGCCGCGATCCGCACGTCGGGCCAGATGTGGAACGCCGACGACGCCCTGCAGGACACCAAGTTCGTCATCCCGGACTCGTCCTACGCGCCGCTCTACGCCGAGACCGTCGACTTCTGCCGCGAGAACGGCGCGTTCGACCCGACGACCATGGGCACCACGCCGAACGTCGGCCTCATGGCGCAGAAGGCCGAAGAGTACGGCAGCCACGACAAGACCTTCGAGATCCCGGCGGACGGCACCGTGCGGGTGGTCGACGCGTCCGGCACGACGCTGCTGGAGCACGTGGTCGCCGAGGGCGACATCTGGCGCGCCTGCCAGACCAAGGACGCCCCGATCCGCAACTGGGTCGAGCTGGCCGTCTCCCGCGCCCGCGCCACCGGCGCCCCGGCCGTCTTCTGGCTGGACGAGACCCGCGGGCACGACGCCCAGGTGATCGAGAAGGTCCGCGCGCAGCTGGCCGAGCTCGACACGGACGGCCTGACCATCGAGATCATGCCGGTGGCCGAGGCCACCCGGTACACCCTCGCCCGGGCCAAGGCCGGCGAGGACACGATCTCCGTCACCGGCAACGTGCTGCGGGACTACCTGACGGACCTCTTCCCGATCCTCGAGCTGGGCACCAGCGCGAAGATGCTCTCGATCGTCCCGCTGATGAACGGCGGCGGCCTGTTCGAGACCGGCGCGGGCGGCTCCGCGCCCAAGCACGTGCAGCAGCTCGTCAAGGAGAACCACCTGCGCTGGGACTCCCTCGGTGAGTTCCTCGCGCTCGCCGTCTCGCTGGAGTTCCTCGCCGACAAGACGGACAACCCGCGCGCGGCCATCCTCGGCAAGGCGCTGGACGACGCCACCGGCAAGCTGCTCGACGAGGGCCGGTCGCCGTCGCGGAAGGTCGGCGAGCTGGACAACCGGGGCAGCCACTTCTACATCGCGCTCTACTGGGCGCAGGCCCTCGCTGCGCAGACGGACGACGCGGAGCTGGCGAAGGTGTTCGCCCCGCTCGCGGAGGCCCTCGCCGCGGACGAGGAGAAGATCGTCGCGGAGCTCAACGGCGTGCAGGGCGAGCCGGTCGACCTGGGCGGCCACTACTACGTCGACAAGGCCAAGACGGACGCCGTGATGCGGCCGAGCGCCACGTTCAACGCTCTGATCGACTCGTTCTAG
- a CDS encoding DUF3017 domain-containing protein gives MAGVNATGRPDVRAWLTVHGALLLVLLIAVAGLARVLGEHWRQGSVLLGGALLVAAVLRATLPPSRAGLLAIRGRMIDVLCYGGFGVLIVALALTITRGSLAVS, from the coding sequence ATGGCGGGCGTGAACGCCACCGGCCGTCCCGACGTACGCGCCTGGCTGACGGTCCACGGCGCGCTGCTGCTCGTCCTGCTGATCGCCGTCGCCGGCCTGGCCCGGGTGCTCGGTGAGCACTGGCGGCAGGGGTCGGTGCTGCTCGGCGGGGCGCTGCTCGTCGCGGCGGTCCTGCGGGCCACGCTGCCGCCGAGCCGCGCCGGGCTGCTCGCGATCCGCGGCCGCATGATCGACGTGCTCTGCTACGGCGGCTTCGGCGTACTGATCGTGGCCCTGGCCCTGACGATCACCAGGGGCTCCCTGGCCGTCAGCTGA
- a CDS encoding acetate uptake transporter family protein: MSTDSDVSASTTSAPPAALPAGNPALLGLPSFLVGGIGLTLYLFGYLPATAVGALVPTMLVVSGFGLLVSAIWAISIGQGAVGSIFGVFATFWLSYAYLVLSLVNDWLKIPAADAGAAQAAFLIAWLVVFAVLTLATLRLPLAFTALFTLVTIVVALVLVATLGGPAGLLTIAGIGATLFCLVALYIYVDGMNQEARGRRPPDGQRAHPLSRPARRSWSFRSARRNGRATSVS, encoded by the coding sequence ATGAGCACAGACAGCGACGTCAGCGCTTCCACCACCTCGGCCCCGCCCGCGGCACTTCCCGCCGGCAATCCCGCACTGCTGGGGCTGCCGAGCTTCCTCGTCGGCGGCATCGGCCTCACGCTCTACCTCTTCGGCTACCTGCCCGCCACCGCCGTCGGCGCACTCGTCCCGACGATGCTCGTCGTGTCCGGCTTCGGTCTGCTCGTCTCCGCGATCTGGGCCATCAGCATCGGTCAGGGCGCGGTGGGATCGATCTTCGGCGTCTTCGCCACGTTCTGGCTGAGCTACGCCTACCTCGTCCTCTCCCTGGTCAACGACTGGCTGAAGATCCCTGCCGCGGACGCCGGGGCCGCGCAGGCCGCCTTCCTCATCGCCTGGCTGGTGGTGTTCGCGGTGCTCACGCTGGCGACGCTGCGGCTGCCGCTCGCGTTCACGGCTCTCTTCACGCTCGTGACGATCGTCGTCGCGCTCGTCCTGGTGGCCACGCTCGGCGGTCCGGCCGGGCTGCTGACGATCGCCGGCATCGGGGCGACGCTGTTCTGCCTCGTCGCCCTGTACATCTACGTCGACGGGATGAACCAGGAAGCTCGGGGGCGCCGCCCGCCCGATGGGCAACGCGCTCATCCGCTGAGCCGACCCGCGCGGCGCTCGTGGTCCTTCCGTTCCGCGAGGAGGAACGGAAGGGCCACGAGTGTCAGCTGA
- a CDS encoding pentapeptide repeat-containing protein, translated as MVANGQFWTGRRFIGVSFVDADLTGLRTENCTFDECDFSGADLSESVHRNGAMRSCTFRRATLTRIELHGCSLLGSTLLDCRMRPITLVDCDLTLVGLGGADLRGTDLSGLRMRESNLVEADLRTCDLRGADLAGARLRNARLEDADLRGTRLDPDALVQARLAGAAVDAETALAFAAAHGLRIS; from the coding sequence ATGGTCGCGAACGGGCAGTTCTGGACGGGGCGTCGGTTCATCGGGGTGAGCTTCGTCGATGCGGACCTGACCGGTCTGCGCACCGAGAACTGCACCTTCGACGAGTGCGACTTCTCCGGCGCGGACCTGTCCGAGTCGGTGCACCGCAACGGTGCGATGCGCTCCTGCACGTTCCGCCGGGCCACGTTGACGCGCATCGAGCTCCACGGCTGCTCGCTGCTCGGCAGCACACTGCTGGACTGCCGGATGCGCCCGATCACCCTCGTGGACTGCGACCTCACCCTCGTCGGGCTGGGCGGTGCGGACCTGCGCGGCACGGATCTGTCGGGCCTGCGGATGCGGGAGTCGAACCTCGTCGAGGCGGACCTGCGCACGTGCGACCTGCGGGGCGCGGACCTCGCCGGCGCCCGGCTGCGCAACGCCCGGCTGGAGGACGCGGACCTGCGTGGCACCCGCCTGGACCCGGACGCCCTGGTGCAGGCGAGGCTGGCCGGCGCCGCGGTCGACGCCGAGACGGCGCTGGCGTTCGCCGCCGCCCACGGCCTCCGGATCAGCTGA
- a CDS encoding GPR1/FUN34/YaaH family transporter has protein sequence MGNPALLGLITFLPSGITLGLWFVGYLDTATLPGGMIPIVSLSAGLFLLIAAVWAAREAANSVAAIFGVFSAFWLSFGLLLTGLTSGWWGIPDAAAVASVQSTYLLSFTIVFVLLTLATLRLPLAFTAGFVFVDITFVLAFLGVSGGNAGLFPIAGITTFIFCAIFAYILFDGFGQDLGGRAMPMGNPLVK, from the coding sequence ATCGGTAACCCGGCCCTGCTGGGTCTCATCACCTTCCTTCCCTCGGGCATCACCCTGGGTCTGTGGTTCGTGGGCTACCTCGACACCGCGACCCTGCCCGGCGGCATGATCCCGATCGTCTCGCTGTCCGCGGGCCTGTTCCTGCTGATCGCGGCGGTCTGGGCCGCACGCGAGGCCGCGAACTCGGTCGCCGCGATCTTCGGGGTGTTCTCGGCCTTCTGGCTCAGCTTCGGCCTGCTGCTCACGGGGCTGACCAGTGGCTGGTGGGGGATCCCGGATGCGGCGGCGGTGGCCAGCGTGCAGTCCACCTACCTGCTGTCCTTCACCATCGTGTTCGTCCTGCTGACCCTGGCCACGCTGCGGCTGCCGCTGGCGTTCACCGCGGGCTTCGTGTTCGTGGACATCACCTTCGTGCTGGCGTTCCTGGGCGTCAGCGGCGGCAACGCGGGGCTGTTCCCGATCGCCGGGATCACCACGTTCATCTTCTGTGCGATCTTCGCCTACATCCTGTTCGACGGCTTCGGCCAGGATCTCGGCGGCCGCGCGATGCCGATGGGCAACCCGCTGGTGAAGTAG
- a CDS encoding error-prone DNA polymerase produces the protein MGWNNPDVPWSELEAALAGRSDGSGRTGSSLTGGPEADGGDSPAWSRKRAPYEGPPAEPRTEPVVPYAELHCHSNFSFLDGASHPEELVEQAHRLGLESIALTDHDGMYGVVRFAEAARELGVRTVFGAELSLGLSAPQNGVPDPEGSHLLLLARGPEGYGALCRTISTAQLRGAEKGRPVYDPGEVVADTAGKVVALTGGRKGTVRQALRAAGPEAAARAIAELVERFGRDAVVVELTHQGLPEDTERNDVLAALAARAGLPTIATTGAHYASPEQYPLATALAAVRARRSLDEADAWLPPAGTAHLRSGAAMAARFEARHPGAVARAAELGRALSFELELVAPDLPPFDVPPGEDEASWLTALTWQGVARRYGSHAENRRAVEMVEHELGIIKAKKFSGYFLIVADIVEFCRRSGILCQGRGSAANSAVCYALGITNVDAVRHELLFERFLSPDRDGYPDIDLDIESGRREEAIQYVYQRYARTHAAQVANVITYRPRSAVRDMAKALGFSPGQQDAWSKRIERWHGLDGGNAPEDLPPTVLGLADQLLGFPRHLGIHSGGMVICDRPVSEVVPVEWARMADRTVVQWDKDDCAAAGLVKFDLLGLGMLTALHLMMDLVESFHGVHVELHELGESDERVYEMLRRADSVGVFQVESRAQMATLPRLKPREFYDLVVEVALIRPGPIQGGSVHPYIRRRNGIDKWEHDHPLLENALQKTLGVPLFQEQMMQIAVDVAGFSPSDADELRRAMGSKRSEERMEALRGRFYEGMAANGITGELAETIFTKMLAFANFGFPESHSISFAALVYYSSWFKLYYPAAFCAALLNSQPMGFYSPQSLVADARRHGVRCHRPDVNRGAAAAVLEPDPASLAGTAIRLGLRDVRAVGTELAEEIEAERDRDGPYRDLADLARRVRLTGRQAEALATAGAFGCFGIERRSALWAAGVVAAVRPEHLPGSAVGLDAPALPGMTEVELTVADVWATGVSPDSHPMQHLRDRLDGLGAIRMDRLDAVGRAAGAGERRDLADPFDPDRPPPRVLVGGLVTHRQRPATARGVTFLNLEDESGMLNVTCSEGLWARYRSVALGSAALLVRGRLERSPEGVLNLVADRLQRLPLAVAVKSRDFR, from the coding sequence ATGGGATGGAACAACCCGGACGTACCGTGGAGCGAGCTCGAGGCGGCGCTGGCGGGACGATCGGACGGGTCCGGGCGCACGGGGTCGAGCCTCACCGGCGGCCCGGAGGCGGACGGCGGGGACAGCCCCGCCTGGTCGCGTAAGCGCGCGCCCTACGAGGGCCCTCCGGCGGAGCCCCGGACCGAACCGGTCGTCCCGTACGCGGAGCTGCACTGCCACTCCAACTTCAGCTTCCTCGACGGCGCGAGCCATCCGGAGGAGTTGGTCGAGCAGGCCCACCGTCTCGGCCTGGAGTCGATCGCGCTCACCGACCACGACGGCATGTACGGCGTGGTCCGCTTCGCCGAGGCCGCGCGGGAGCTGGGGGTGCGCACGGTCTTCGGCGCGGAGCTGAGCCTGGGCCTGTCCGCCCCGCAGAACGGCGTCCCGGATCCCGAGGGCAGTCATCTGCTCCTGCTCGCCCGCGGCCCGGAGGGCTACGGCGCGCTCTGCCGCACGATCAGCACGGCGCAGCTGCGCGGCGCGGAGAAGGGCCGCCCGGTGTACGACCCGGGCGAGGTCGTCGCGGACACCGCGGGCAAGGTCGTCGCGCTCACCGGGGGCCGCAAGGGCACGGTGCGCCAGGCGTTGCGGGCGGCCGGGCCGGAGGCGGCGGCGCGGGCGATCGCGGAGCTGGTGGAGCGCTTCGGGCGGGACGCCGTCGTCGTCGAGCTCACGCACCAGGGCCTGCCCGAGGACACCGAACGCAACGACGTGCTGGCCGCCCTGGCGGCCCGTGCGGGCCTGCCGACGATCGCGACGACGGGCGCGCACTACGCCTCCCCGGAACAGTATCCGCTGGCCACGGCCCTGGCGGCGGTCCGGGCCCGCCGCAGCCTCGACGAGGCGGACGCCTGGCTCCCGCCCGCCGGCACCGCCCACCTGCGCAGCGGTGCGGCCATGGCCGCCCGCTTCGAGGCCCGCCACCCCGGGGCGGTGGCCCGGGCGGCGGAGCTGGGCCGCGCGCTGTCCTTCGAGCTGGAGCTGGTGGCGCCGGACCTGCCGCCCTTCGACGTCCCGCCGGGAGAGGACGAGGCGTCCTGGCTGACTGCGCTCACCTGGCAGGGTGTGGCCCGGCGCTACGGCAGCCACGCGGAGAACCGGCGCGCGGTCGAGATGGTCGAGCACGAGCTGGGGATCATCAAGGCGAAGAAGTTCTCCGGCTACTTCCTGATCGTGGCGGACATCGTCGAGTTCTGCCGTCGCTCCGGGATCCTCTGCCAGGGCCGGGGCTCGGCCGCGAACTCCGCGGTCTGCTACGCGCTGGGCATCACCAACGTGGACGCGGTGCGTCACGAGCTGCTGTTCGAGCGGTTCCTCTCCCCGGACCGGGACGGGTACCCGGACATCGACCTGGACATCGAGTCCGGCCGGCGCGAGGAGGCCATCCAGTACGTCTACCAGCGCTACGCCCGCACGCATGCCGCCCAGGTGGCGAACGTGATCACCTACCGGCCGCGATCCGCGGTCCGGGACATGGCGAAGGCGCTGGGCTTCTCGCCGGGCCAGCAGGACGCGTGGAGCAAGCGGATCGAGCGCTGGCACGGGCTCGACGGCGGCAACGCGCCGGAGGACCTGCCGCCGACGGTCCTCGGGCTGGCGGACCAGCTCCTCGGCTTCCCCCGCCATCTCGGCATCCACTCCGGCGGCATGGTGATCTGCGACCGGCCGGTGTCCGAGGTCGTGCCGGTGGAGTGGGCGCGGATGGCGGACCGCACCGTCGTGCAGTGGGACAAGGACGACTGCGCCGCCGCCGGCCTGGTCAAGTTCGACCTGCTCGGCCTGGGCATGCTCACCGCGCTGCACCTGATGATGGACCTGGTGGAGTCCTTCCACGGCGTCCACGTCGAGCTGCACGAGCTGGGCGAGAGCGACGAGCGGGTCTACGAGATGCTCCGCCGCGCGGACTCCGTCGGGGTGTTCCAGGTGGAGTCCCGCGCGCAGATGGCCACGCTGCCCCGGCTGAAACCCCGCGAGTTCTACGACCTGGTGGTGGAGGTCGCGTTGATCCGGCCCGGCCCCATCCAGGGCGGTTCCGTGCACCCGTACATCCGCCGCCGCAACGGGATCGACAAGTGGGAGCACGACCATCCGCTGCTGGAGAACGCCCTGCAGAAGACCCTCGGGGTGCCGCTGTTCCAGGAGCAGATGATGCAGATCGCCGTCGACGTCGCCGGGTTCTCCCCGTCGGACGCCGACGAGCTGCGCCGTGCGATGGGGTCGAAGCGCTCCGAGGAGAGGATGGAGGCGCTGCGCGGGCGGTTCTACGAAGGGATGGCCGCGAACGGGATCACCGGCGAGCTGGCGGAGACGATCTTCACCAAGATGCTGGCCTTCGCGAACTTCGGGTTCCCGGAGAGCCACTCGATCAGCTTCGCGGCGCTGGTCTACTACAGCTCCTGGTTCAAGCTCTACTACCCGGCCGCCTTCTGCGCGGCCCTGCTGAACTCCCAGCCGATGGGCTTCTACTCACCCCAGTCCCTGGTCGCGGACGCCCGGCGGCACGGGGTGCGGTGCCACCGCCCGGACGTCAACCGCGGGGCCGCGGCGGCGGTCCTCGAACCGGATCCGGCGAGCCTGGCGGGCACGGCGATCCGGCTCGGGCTGCGGGACGTCCGTGCGGTGGGGACCGAGCTGGCCGAGGAGATCGAGGCCGAACGGGATCGCGACGGCCCGTACCGGGACCTGGCGGACCTCGCCCGGCGGGTCCGGCTCACCGGGCGGCAGGCCGAGGCGCTGGCCACGGCAGGGGCGTTCGGCTGCTTCGGGATCGAGCGGCGCTCGGCGCTGTGGGCGGCCGGGGTGGTCGCCGCGGTGCGCCCGGAGCACCTGCCCGGGAGCGCCGTGGGGCTGGACGCGCCCGCGCTGCCGGGGATGACGGAGGTCGAACTGACGGTCGCGGACGTCTGGGCCACCGGGGTCTCCCCGGACAGCCACCCGATGCAGCACCTGCGGGACCGGCTCGACGGGCTGGGTGCGATCCGGATGGACCGGCTCGACGCGGTCGGGCGGGCGGCCGGAGCGGGGGAACGTCGCGATCTCGCGGATCCGTTCGACCCGGACCGGCCGCCGCCCCGGGTGCTGGTCGGGGGGCTGGTCACCCACCGGCAACGCCCGGCGACGGCCCGCGGGGTCACGTTCCTGAACCTGGAGGACGAGAGCGGGATGCTCAACGTGACCTGCTCCGAGGGGCTGTGGGCGCGGTACCGCTCGGTGGCGCTGGGGAGCGCCGCGCTGCTGGTCCGGGGCCGGCTGGAACGCAGCCCGGAGGGGGTGCTGAACCTGGTGGCGGACCGGCTGCAACGGCTGCCGCTGGCGGTCGCGGTGAAGTCCCGGGACTTCCGGTGA
- a CDS encoding M28 family peptidase: MDHAPCPRSARRRPTGRALRATVVALAAGIAVACSAAAPVAPPAPDPPAVAQLVARTTGDGAYTHLQALAGITQANGGNRATGGPGYDASADHVAAVLRDAGFDVSTPTFVLERDGRRGEYRNVVAQTRTGDPRRAVMAGAHLDSVRRGLGMDDNGTGVASLLEIATWMGGSPPVTRAVRFAFWGAEEIDYEGSRSYVDSLSGNETPVLYLNLDMVGAPNAGYFVQGASGGPDGSATVAIDLTRRFVALGVTPDPMDLEGKLGLRPVRERGIPSAGLLAGDSEHKSADQARRWGGEQGEVFDRCYHSACDDLTNVDRLALDRFTDVAAGTLARFASTGDLP, encoded by the coding sequence ATGGACCACGCTCCGTGTCCTCGGTCCGCGCGACGCCGGCCGACCGGGCGGGCCCTGCGCGCCACGGTGGTCGCGCTCGCGGCCGGGATCGCCGTCGCCTGTTCGGCGGCCGCCCCGGTCGCGCCGCCGGCGCCGGACCCGCCCGCCGTCGCCCAGCTCGTCGCGCGGACGACCGGCGACGGGGCCTACACCCATCTCCAGGCGCTCGCCGGGATCACTCAGGCCAACGGCGGGAACCGCGCCACCGGCGGCCCGGGGTACGACGCGAGCGCCGACCACGTCGCGGCCGTGCTCCGGGACGCCGGCTTCGACGTCAGCACGCCCACGTTCGTCCTCGAGCGGGACGGCCGGCGGGGCGAGTACCGCAACGTGGTCGCACAGACCCGCACCGGCGATCCCCGCAGAGCCGTCATGGCCGGCGCGCACCTGGACTCCGTGCGCCGGGGCCTCGGCATGGACGACAACGGCACCGGCGTCGCGAGCCTCCTGGAGATCGCGACGTGGATGGGCGGCTCGCCGCCGGTGACCCGTGCCGTCCGGTTCGCGTTCTGGGGCGCCGAGGAGATCGACTACGAGGGTTCCCGCAGTTATGTGGACTCGCTGTCCGGCAACGAGACGCCCGTCCTCTACCTCAACCTCGACATGGTCGGCGCCCCGAACGCGGGCTACTTCGTGCAGGGGGCGAGCGGCGGACCGGACGGCTCCGCGACTGTCGCGATCGACCTGACCAGGCGGTTCGTCGCTCTCGGCGTGACACCGGATCCGATGGACCTGGAGGGGAAGCTCGGACTACGACCCGTTCGTGAACGCGGCATCCCCTCGGCCGGGCTGCTGGCGGGCGACTCGGAGCACAAGTCCGCGGACCAGGCCAGAAGGTGGGGCGGTGAGCAGGGCGAGGTGTTCGACCGCTGCTACCACTCGGCCTGCGACGACCTGACGAACGTCGATCGCCTCGCGCTGGACCGCTTCACCGACGTCGCGGCGGGGACGCTGGCGCGCTTCGCGTCCACCGGGGACCTGCCCTGA